A window of the Chloroflexus sp. Y-396-1 genome harbors these coding sequences:
- the nuoK gene encoding NADH-quinone oxidoreductase subunit NuoK: MLNAVPLPAVLTLAAALFCIGLFGALSRRNLIGVLMGVELMLNAVNINLVAFWRYFEARYITGQTFAIFIIAVAAAEAAVGLAMVIAVYRHYVTVQADEVDQLRG; this comes from the coding sequence ATGCTGAATGCAGTTCCATTACCCGCAGTATTGACATTGGCTGCTGCTCTCTTTTGTATTGGTCTCTTTGGCGCTCTTTCACGGCGGAACCTGATCGGGGTATTGATGGGTGTCGAGCTGATGCTCAATGCCGTCAATATCAATCTGGTCGCCTTTTGGCGCTATTTCGAGGCCCGTTATATTACCGGTCAAACATTTGCCATCTTTATTATTGCTGTTGCGGCAGCAGAAGCAGCCGTAGGTCTGGCGATGGTGATTGCCGTCTATCGCCACTATGTCACCGTTCAGGCCGATGAAGTTGATCAATTACGCGGGTAA
- a CDS encoding DUF3662 and FHA domain-containing protein: MSALRRFEQFMEQMVEGSVARIFRSSIQPVEIARRLEKAMESNQTLSVKRVIVPSFYRVFLNPQDFANFQPVRQQIEQELATYLSELAAERNFTMLDLPRVEITEDPAVPRRSIQVVAEMRDGQSDRATMTMMMPGDRAAGRSSGAFFLLHAADEPQALPIATTTVTIGRGLDNDIILEDTRVSRKHAQLRYRQRRFWLTDLGSTNGTFVNGERISERALRDGDVVSLGGLELTFREG, from the coding sequence ATGTCTGCCCTACGCCGATTTGAACAGTTTATGGAGCAAATGGTTGAGGGTTCGGTAGCCCGTATCTTCCGCAGTTCGATCCAACCGGTCGAAATTGCCCGTCGGTTAGAGAAGGCGATGGAGAGCAACCAAACGCTCAGTGTTAAACGGGTGATCGTCCCTAGCTTCTATCGGGTCTTTTTAAACCCGCAGGATTTTGCCAACTTTCAACCGGTACGTCAGCAGATTGAACAGGAACTGGCAACCTATCTGAGTGAATTGGCTGCCGAGCGTAATTTTACGATGCTCGATTTACCACGGGTTGAGATAACTGAAGATCCGGCGGTGCCACGACGCTCAATTCAGGTTGTGGCTGAGATGCGTGATGGGCAGTCAGATCGCGCTACGATGACAATGATGATGCCAGGTGATCGGGCGGCCGGTCGGTCATCGGGGGCGTTCTTTCTCTTACACGCTGCTGATGAACCCCAAGCGTTGCCGATTGCAACGACAACCGTGACCATCGGGCGTGGTCTAGATAATGACATTATCCTGGAAGATACTCGTGTCTCACGAAAGCATGCCCAATTACGCTACCGTCAGCGTCGGTTTTGGCTAACCGATCTCGGCAGTACAAATGGAACCTTTGTGAACGGAGAGCGAATTAGTGAACGTGCCCTTCGTGATGGTGATGTGGTCTCGCTGGGTGGTCTCGAACTGACGTTTCGCGAGGGCTGA
- the tsaB gene encoding tRNA (adenosine(37)-N6)-threonylcarbamoyltransferase complex dimerization subunit type 1 TsaB produces MLLAIDTATALTGLALYGPQGPLAESIWESGRNHTAQLLPQIDTLVRYVGALPGDITVLAVSLGPGSWSGLRVGLSLAKGMALAGDLPLIGISTLEALAYQYAPTPLLVYPLIRLGRERYATAPFAAHERLERLAPDRNLTLSELCAEVDKPAFFCGDLDPATVAGLQRGLGERAVLPSPAARLRRPAFLAELAWQRHIAQRYDDLATLEPIYLGEPVRPQVGSIRGEQ; encoded by the coding sequence ATGTTGCTCGCGATTGATACTGCTACTGCGCTTACCGGTTTGGCGCTTTACGGTCCACAAGGCCCATTGGCCGAGAGTATCTGGGAGTCGGGACGTAACCATACCGCCCAACTCTTGCCCCAGATTGATACATTGGTGCGCTATGTTGGCGCACTACCAGGCGACATCACCGTCCTTGCTGTAAGCCTGGGGCCGGGCAGTTGGAGTGGGTTACGAGTGGGCTTGAGTCTGGCTAAGGGTATGGCGCTGGCCGGTGATCTCCCGTTGATAGGCATTTCCACGCTCGAAGCCCTGGCCTACCAGTACGCACCAACACCGCTGCTGGTCTATCCGCTTATTCGGTTAGGACGTGAGCGTTACGCTACAGCTCCCTTTGCCGCTCATGAACGGCTTGAGCGATTGGCGCCTGATCGTAATCTCACGCTTTCTGAATTATGTGCTGAAGTCGATAAGCCAGCATTCTTTTGCGGTGATCTCGATCCGGCGACTGTAGCCGGTCTTCAACGTGGTTTAGGCGAGCGTGCGGTATTACCATCGCCGGCTGCTCGTTTGCGTCGTCCGGCTTTCCTGGCCGAATTGGCCTGGCAGCGCCATATTGCCCAACGCTACGATGATCTAGCAACGCTCGAACCGATCTACCTCGGTGAACCGGTACGGCCACAGGTAGGCAGCATTCGTGGCGAGCAGTGA
- a CDS encoding NADH-quinone oxidoreductase subunit A, translating to MLANYALIGIFLVAAISFPLIPLVLAFFLRPKRPTPLKTSTYECGLEAIGDVHVQFKVQYYLYALAFVIFDIEVIFLYPWAVAFQVVGLYGLIAATIFLLMLFAGLLYEWRKGALEWV from the coding sequence ATGCTGGCCAATTACGCTCTGATAGGCATCTTTCTTGTTGCTGCGATCAGCTTTCCACTTATCCCGTTGGTATTAGCCTTCTTTCTGCGTCCCAAGCGGCCAACGCCACTGAAGACCAGTACCTATGAATGTGGTTTAGAGGCGATTGGCGATGTACACGTGCAGTTCAAGGTTCAATATTATCTGTACGCCCTGGCCTTCGTTATTTTCGATATTGAGGTGATATTTTTGTATCCGTGGGCAGTAGCATTTCAAGTAGTGGGACTCTACGGTCTCATTGCCGCAACGATCTTTCTCTTGATGCTATTTGCCGGTTTGCTTTATGAATGGCGTAAAGGCGCCCTAGAGTGGGTGTGA
- a CDS encoding NADH-quinone oxidoreductase subunit C, with translation MPEMSPAELRARLAAALPDALVDVAPLAITPPPAHGPQPGLFHPPDPFVHPDHLVAAALFVRDKLGYALLSDIAVVDYLYAGCFELVYRFYHPSGGSGIVLRVRVPRDAPKVPSLTPHWPAANFHEREAFDLFGVEFVGHPYLRRIYMWDEFEGFPMRKDFPRQGDKYLGGDE, from the coding sequence ATGCCTGAGATGTCTCCTGCCGAGCTTCGTGCCCGATTGGCGGCAGCGCTGCCGGATGCGTTGGTTGATGTGGCTCCCCTGGCGATCACGCCACCACCTGCCCATGGACCTCAACCTGGTCTGTTTCATCCGCCTGATCCGTTTGTGCATCCTGATCATCTCGTTGCGGCAGCGCTCTTCGTGCGTGATAAGCTCGGCTATGCCTTATTATCTGATATTGCAGTCGTTGATTATCTCTATGCGGGATGTTTTGAGTTGGTATACCGCTTCTACCATCCCTCCGGTGGGTCAGGGATTGTCTTACGAGTACGTGTCCCACGTGATGCGCCGAAGGTGCCGTCGTTGACCCCACACTGGCCGGCAGCCAATTTCCACGAACGTGAAGCCTTTGATCTGTTCGGTGTTGAGTTTGTCGGTCATCCTTACCTACGGCGGATCTACATGTGGGATGAATTTGAAGGCTTTCCGATGCGTAAAGACTTTCCCCGCCAGGGCGATAAGTATCTGGGTGGCGATGAGTAA
- a CDS encoding undecaprenyl-phosphate glucose phosphotransferase, with protein MLRPRAWQALLRLLLIVLDLAALNLATQVAYALGAESLSGAGFRMPADPLTPLRLSVLGSVIALIVFASNGLYEMKRGASRLDEAVKVLTAVSLTMVLVIFVNALIGEFGGEEMPWTREILFQGWLLAVVACLTGRFLHRGLILILRRFDIDTRRVLIVGAREPGRLVWNTIRRRPELGYRVQGFLSDTVPIGEVIDGLPVLGRTDHIRRVIRATHADEVIIALSGRSSQDLIDVIALAEDESVAIKIYPDTFQLITNNGISIGDLRDLPLVSVKNAALDNPWNRMLKRALDLVVASGVLLFAAPVMLLIALAIRLESRGPIFFLQERVGLDGQPFWMIKFRTMRPDAEQFGTWTVQNDPRVTRVGRFLRRTSLDELPQLINVLIGEMSIVGPRPEQARWVEHFRQQIPRYMRRHKEKAGLTGWAQVNGLRGDTSIEERTRYDLYYVENWSLLFDIKIILRTIINFITGRQENAY; from the coding sequence TTGCTGCGCCCACGAGCGTGGCAGGCGTTGTTACGCCTGCTGCTGATCGTGCTTGATCTGGCAGCGCTCAATCTGGCAACACAGGTAGCGTATGCGCTCGGCGCCGAATCACTGTCGGGCGCAGGGTTTCGTATGCCTGCCGATCCGCTGACGCCGCTGCGTTTGAGCGTGCTTGGCAGCGTGATCGCGCTGATCGTGTTTGCCAGCAACGGTCTTTATGAGATGAAGCGCGGCGCCTCACGTCTTGATGAAGCGGTGAAAGTACTGACCGCTGTATCGCTAACGATGGTGTTGGTGATTTTCGTCAATGCGCTGATCGGTGAGTTCGGCGGTGAAGAGATGCCGTGGACGCGCGAGATTCTCTTTCAAGGCTGGTTGCTGGCAGTTGTAGCCTGTCTAACCGGTCGGTTTCTCCATCGCGGGTTGATCTTGATCTTGCGCCGCTTTGATATTGATACTCGTCGGGTGCTAATCGTCGGTGCTCGTGAACCTGGTCGGCTGGTCTGGAATACGATCCGGCGCCGCCCAGAGTTGGGCTATCGCGTTCAGGGTTTTCTGTCAGATACAGTGCCGATCGGAGAGGTGATTGATGGATTACCAGTCCTCGGTCGTACCGATCACATCCGCCGGGTTATTCGGGCCACTCACGCCGATGAGGTGATTATCGCGCTCTCTGGTCGTTCGTCACAAGACCTGATTGATGTGATCGCACTAGCCGAAGATGAGTCGGTAGCCATTAAGATTTATCCCGATACATTTCAACTGATTACCAATAATGGTATCTCAATTGGCGATTTGCGCGATCTGCCGTTGGTAAGCGTGAAGAACGCGGCGCTCGATAATCCGTGGAATCGAATGCTTAAGCGCGCTCTTGATCTGGTTGTTGCATCAGGAGTTTTGCTGTTCGCGGCGCCGGTGATGCTGCTCATTGCACTGGCGATCCGCCTCGAATCACGGGGGCCGATTTTCTTCTTGCAGGAACGAGTGGGTCTTGATGGTCAGCCCTTCTGGATGATTAAGTTTCGCACGATGCGCCCCGATGCCGAGCAATTCGGTACGTGGACCGTGCAGAATGATCCGCGAGTGACGCGCGTAGGGCGTTTTTTACGTCGTACCAGTCTCGATGAGTTACCGCAACTGATTAATGTTTTGATCGGTGAGATGTCAATTGTGGGGCCGCGTCCCGAACAGGCACGCTGGGTTGAACACTTCCGACAGCAAATTCCACGCTACATGCGTCGGCACAAAGAGAAGGCCGGTTTGACCGGTTGGGCGCAGGTTAATGGCTTGCGCGGCGATACTAGCATCGAAGAGCGTACCCGCTACGATCTTTATTACGTTGAAAACTGGTCGTTGCTCTTCGATATCAAAATTATTTTGCGCACGATTATCAACTTCATTACCGGTCGGCAGGAAAATGCGTATTGA
- a CDS encoding NADH-quinone oxidoreductase subunit J yields the protein MEVVVQITFGVIAVFILVAAAMVVSVRNVIHAALWLIACFFGVGALYMLLEAEFLAVVQVLIYVGAVSVLILFAIMLTRQITGEGVRQLTNRWPVVLAITALLFATVLAPTLINQQWNVPPAPPLGTPEPIAGPAELGRGFVNEFLIQFQVVGVLLTVALIGAIVIAYEERARRRKVLTLAEELELKRLREQTSPTVSEPVEAEPVVQESRPASER from the coding sequence ATGGAAGTTGTTGTGCAAATAACCTTTGGCGTGATTGCCGTGTTTATTCTGGTTGCGGCGGCGATGGTCGTCTCGGTGCGGAATGTGATCCACGCTGCACTCTGGCTGATTGCCTGTTTCTTTGGCGTTGGTGCACTCTATATGCTGCTCGAAGCCGAGTTTCTGGCCGTTGTGCAGGTGTTGATCTACGTTGGTGCCGTGTCGGTCTTGATCCTGTTTGCCATCATGCTCACCCGCCAGATCACCGGTGAAGGGGTGCGTCAACTCACCAATCGCTGGCCGGTTGTACTGGCAATTACCGCATTGCTCTTCGCGACAGTGCTGGCGCCCACGTTGATTAACCAGCAATGGAATGTGCCACCAGCACCACCCCTGGGTACGCCTGAGCCGATTGCCGGCCCAGCAGAGCTAGGGCGTGGTTTTGTCAATGAGTTTCTCATCCAGTTTCAGGTGGTAGGGGTCTTGTTGACAGTTGCGTTGATCGGGGCGATTGTGATCGCTTATGAGGAGCGAGCGCGCCGTCGCAAGGTGCTAACCCTGGCTGAAGAGCTGGAATTGAAGCGCTTGCGTGAACAAACGTCGCCAACCGTGTCAGAACCGGTTGAGGCAGAGCCAGTTGTACAGGAGTCTCGACCAGCCAGCGAGAGGTAA
- a CDS encoding FHA domain-containing protein, with amino-acid sequence MFFDIASISIGVILLLLRVTVVFLLYFFLWQVIQVIKRDLSQTSPVTAPASPYGQLVVTRSGQSGVAVGKVFPLNPITVIGRNPNCDIVLNDSFLSSEHARLERRNGVWWLEDLNSTNGTFLNGFEVRGPTEVHPGDAIQVGRVELRLE; translated from the coding sequence ATGTTCTTCGATATTGCCAGCATCTCAATCGGGGTCATTTTGCTCTTGTTGCGGGTGACAGTGGTTTTTTTGCTCTATTTCTTTCTGTGGCAGGTCATTCAAGTAATCAAGCGCGATCTCTCGCAAACATCACCGGTCACTGCGCCTGCCAGCCCTTATGGTCAGTTGGTGGTGACCAGGTCTGGGCAGAGCGGGGTCGCAGTTGGAAAAGTCTTTCCGTTAAATCCAATAACCGTGATTGGGCGCAACCCAAACTGCGATATTGTGCTAAACGACTCGTTTCTGTCGAGCGAGCATGCCCGGCTTGAGCGACGGAATGGAGTCTGGTGGCTCGAAGATCTCAATAGTACGAATGGGACCTTTCTTAATGGTTTTGAGGTGCGTGGTCCTACGGAAGTACATCCTGGCGATGCAATTCAAGTTGGTCGCGTGGAGTTACGCCTTGAATAG
- a CDS encoding NADH-quinone oxidoreductase subunit B, with product MAEIDPTQLELERQGVLLTTVNRFYNWGRRSSIWPMAFGLACCAIEMMAFGLSRYDVARFGAELFRASPRQADLMIVAGTVTKKMAPQVVRLYNQMAEPRYVISMGACATSGGPFRDGYNVLRGIDLLIPVDVYVPGCPPRPEALLHALMTLQEQIDRQKLGRVRWYGSGDKPQTSDFPVPTFGAKGLEIDGKLVDPVGGLPLLSPYTSPSHGERRSGQIEHPEVVRQFPIMDPEVELENALKARGVAPEIAADDLKRSVVNDA from the coding sequence ATGGCTGAAATCGACCCAACCCAACTCGAACTCGAACGACAGGGTGTGCTGTTGACGACCGTGAACCGGTTTTACAACTGGGGACGTCGTTCGTCGATCTGGCCAATGGCGTTTGGGTTGGCGTGTTGTGCGATTGAGATGATGGCCTTCGGCCTGAGTCGCTATGATGTAGCTCGTTTCGGGGCCGAACTGTTCCGCGCATCACCGCGTCAGGCCGATCTGATGATTGTTGCCGGTACGGTGACGAAGAAGATGGCACCGCAAGTTGTACGACTATACAATCAGATGGCCGAGCCGCGTTATGTGATCTCGATGGGCGCGTGTGCTACCTCTGGTGGTCCCTTCCGCGATGGCTATAACGTGTTACGCGGCATCGATCTCCTTATTCCGGTGGATGTCTATGTGCCGGGTTGTCCGCCGCGCCCTGAAGCATTGTTACACGCGCTGATGACATTACAAGAGCAAATTGACCGGCAAAAGTTAGGGCGGGTACGTTGGTACGGTAGTGGTGACAAACCGCAAACCAGCGATTTTCCGGTGCCGACCTTCGGGGCGAAGGGGCTGGAGATTGACGGCAAACTGGTCGATCCGGTTGGCGGTTTACCGCTGCTCAGCCCATATACATCGCCGAGTCACGGTGAACGTCGTTCGGGGCAGATCGAACACCCTGAAGTTGTGCGCCAATTCCCGATCATGGATCCGGAGGTAGAGCTTGAGAATGCGCTGAAGGCACGAGGGGTAGCCCCTGAAATCGCAGCCGATGATCTGAAACGGAGTGTAGTGAACGATGCCTGA
- the tsaE gene encoding tRNA (adenosine(37)-N6)-threonylcarbamoyltransferase complex ATPase subunit type 1 TsaE: MTDQLLSAAQTPHDLDFISHSPNQTERIGFRLGHLLQAGDLILLSGQLGAGKTHLIKGIARGLGYDGPVTSPTFVLINEYRADVAHGRIPIYHVDLYRVSGVTELTTIGLDELWLSEGVCLIEWPERAAAALPSEHLHIVLSYISETKRRIRLMPRGLRYRELLTTFKEETFG; encoded by the coding sequence ATGACCGATCAACTGTTATCAGCGGCGCAAACGCCACACGATCTCGATTTTATCAGTCATAGCCCGAACCAGACCGAAAGGATAGGATTCCGGCTCGGGCATCTCCTGCAAGCCGGCGATCTGATCTTACTCTCCGGCCAGCTTGGCGCCGGTAAGACGCATCTGATCAAAGGAATTGCCCGTGGTCTGGGGTACGACGGTCCGGTTACCAGTCCGACGTTTGTCTTGATCAACGAGTATCGCGCTGATGTTGCGCACGGGCGGATACCGATCTACCACGTAGACCTTTACCGGGTGAGTGGTGTGACCGAACTTACGACGATCGGTCTTGATGAACTCTGGTTGAGTGAAGGTGTTTGTTTGATTGAATGGCCGGAACGAGCCGCAGCCGCGTTGCCGTCTGAACATCTGCACATTGTGCTCAGCTATATTAGCGAAACCAAACGGCGAATACGTCTGATGCCACGAGGTTTGCGTTACCGCGAGCTGCTAACCACCTTTAAGGAGGAGACGTTCGGCTGA
- a CDS encoding 4Fe-4S dicluster domain-containing protein: MMEPPFEIEISRGRVIEVQRDDSRVRRGGGLLRGMAVIWKHWKESFRLNRSYSQIHGTFTIQYPEEKPRIPEAYRNMPILLYDDETGHELCTSCFQCERICPPQVIHMTQAKDPATGKPVPAVAEFIIEYDACMSCGFCAEVCPFDAIKMDHAFELSTDDHAQLTVHKVQLNRPISYYASIAPTMWAEVRESALKKLQGNIRRRPDVIGIAPHLTERIAARRAELAAQATTATPSAVTAESVSPPAQTASTEARKLTPEEKAAKLAAIRAAKAAQAGDGATSLAEEAPPAGMPSTDDKAAKLAAIRAANAAKKAAATDAAPAATGEPTTPSPADDKAARLAAIRAANAAKKAAATDAAPAATGEPTTPSPADDKAARLAAIRAANAAKRKQTADSSGSEEGS, encoded by the coding sequence ATGATGGAACCACCATTTGAGATAGAGATTTCACGCGGTCGCGTTATCGAAGTGCAACGCGATGATTCTCGTGTGCGACGCGGCGGCGGTTTGCTCCGTGGAATGGCGGTGATCTGGAAACATTGGAAAGAGTCATTTCGCCTGAATCGCAGCTATAGCCAGATTCACGGTACGTTCACAATTCAATATCCTGAAGAAAAGCCACGGATTCCAGAGGCCTACCGCAACATGCCCATTCTCCTCTACGATGACGAAACCGGTCATGAACTCTGCACTTCGTGCTTCCAGTGCGAGCGTATCTGTCCACCGCAAGTCATCCACATGACCCAGGCAAAGGACCCGGCCACTGGCAAACCGGTACCGGCAGTTGCAGAGTTTATTATCGAGTACGACGCCTGTATGAGTTGTGGCTTTTGCGCGGAAGTGTGCCCGTTCGACGCGATCAAGATGGATCACGCCTTTGAGTTATCGACCGACGATCATGCTCAGTTGACCGTGCATAAAGTCCAGTTGAATCGCCCCATTAGCTACTACGCGAGCATTGCCCCAACGATGTGGGCCGAAGTGCGCGAGAGTGCTTTGAAGAAGTTGCAAGGTAATATTCGCCGTCGTCCTGATGTCATTGGGATTGCACCGCATCTCACTGAGCGCATTGCGGCGCGGCGAGCTGAATTGGCTGCTCAAGCGACCACGGCTACGCCATCGGCAGTAACGGCGGAGTCTGTATCACCGCCAGCACAGACAGCATCGACCGAAGCACGCAAGCTAACGCCCGAAGAGAAGGCAGCAAAGCTAGCAGCGATTCGGGCGGCAAAGGCAGCCCAAGCTGGAGATGGCGCCACATCCTTGGCTGAAGAGGCCCCCCCTGCCGGGATGCCATCAACCGACGACAAAGCGGCTAAACTGGCAGCAATCCGGGCGGCTAACGCGGCGAAGAAGGCCGCCGCAACCGATGCGGCACCGGCAGCGACAGGTGAGCCGACGACGCCCTCTCCAGCCGACGATAAAGCAGCGCGCCTGGCAGCAATCCGGGCGGCTAACGCGGCGAAGAAGGCCGCCGCAACCGATGCGGCACCGGCAGCGACAGGTGAGCCGACGACGCCCTCTCCAGCCGACGATAAAGCAGCGCGCCTGGCAGCAATCCGGGCGGCTAACGCGGCGAAGCGCAAGCAGACCGCTGATAGTAGTGGTTCAGAAGAGGGATCATAA
- the nuoH gene encoding NADH-quinone oxidoreductase subunit NuoH → MYDILQALINGTFGWGWPDWLIHLISYIVIVTIILIVAPFQMLFFTYYERRVIARMQDRIGPNRVGPEGIWQPIADGVKMFTKEDIVPAAADRIVHFLAPCVVVAPTILMFAVVPWGPGMTPVDLPTGLLFFFAVSSISAVGLMMAGWASNNKFSLLGAMRAVAQMVSYEIPAVLSLIAIVMIVGSLSINSIIEYQAGLLISNRDLPGIPDLGLGWFVFTPVGFVAFIAFFIAALAEGERTPFDIPEADSEIVAGYMTEYSGMKFGLFYLAQYVLNFLLCAITAILFFGGWQGPGVNWLYAQAITPTNPDGNGLFNVLAGALGVFYFLLKTYIFFFVMVWLRGAFPRLRIDQLMDFGWKFLIPLTLANLFSAAVWVAFTRWGPAEGMLITVGWSPVLRWLAAFIITLAINIGVYLWLTQVYAASQAERRRVELEELSATL, encoded by the coding sequence ATGTACGACATCTTACAGGCACTGATCAATGGGACCTTCGGTTGGGGATGGCCTGACTGGTTGATCCATCTGATCAGCTATATTGTCATCGTAACAATTATCCTGATAGTTGCGCCGTTCCAGATGCTCTTTTTCACCTATTATGAGCGTCGAGTCATTGCGCGTATGCAGGATCGGATCGGCCCCAACCGTGTTGGCCCGGAAGGTATCTGGCAACCAATTGCCGACGGCGTCAAGATGTTTACCAAAGAAGACATCGTGCCAGCCGCTGCCGATCGGATTGTTCACTTCCTCGCGCCCTGTGTGGTGGTCGCCCCTACCATCCTAATGTTTGCCGTGGTTCCGTGGGGGCCAGGTATGACGCCGGTTGATCTGCCGACCGGTCTGCTCTTCTTCTTTGCGGTATCGTCAATCAGTGCAGTCGGGCTCATGATGGCGGGTTGGGCCAGCAACAACAAGTTTTCGCTGTTGGGCGCGATGCGGGCCGTCGCCCAGATGGTCTCGTATGAGATTCCTGCCGTCTTGTCACTGATTGCGATTGTGATGATCGTTGGTTCGCTCTCTATCAACAGTATTATCGAATATCAAGCTGGTTTGTTGATCAGCAATCGTGATCTCCCTGGAATTCCCGATCTCGGCTTAGGGTGGTTTGTTTTCACACCGGTTGGCTTTGTCGCCTTTATTGCCTTCTTTATCGCCGCGCTGGCCGAAGGCGAGCGCACGCCGTTTGATATTCCAGAAGCTGACTCTGAGATTGTTGCCGGTTATATGACCGAATACAGCGGGATGAAATTCGGTCTGTTCTACCTGGCCCAGTACGTATTGAATTTTCTGCTCTGCGCTATCACTGCGATCCTCTTTTTTGGGGGATGGCAGGGGCCAGGCGTGAATTGGCTCTATGCGCAGGCAATCACACCGACTAACCCTGATGGCAACGGTCTCTTTAACGTACTGGCCGGCGCGCTTGGCGTCTTCTACTTCCTGCTCAAAACGTATATCTTCTTCTTTGTGATGGTCTGGCTGCGCGGAGCATTCCCCCGGTTGCGGATCGATCAACTTATGGATTTTGGCTGGAAGTTTCTCATTCCGCTAACGCTGGCTAATCTGTTTAGCGCTGCGGTGTGGGTCGCGTTCACCCGTTGGGGACCGGCCGAAGGGATGTTGATTACCGTTGGCTGGTCGCCAGTGCTACGTTGGTTGGCGGCATTTATCATCACCCTGGCTATTAATATCGGTGTATACCTCTGGTTGACTCAAGTCTATGCGGCGTCACAAGCCGAACGACGACGAGTGGAGCTAGAGGAATTGAGCGCCACGTTGTAA
- a CDS encoding NADH-quinone oxidoreductase subunit D — MLQTQELQVNIGPQHPSTHGVFRMLVTVDGETVIDLKPVFGYLHRNHEQIAEANTYLQNMPYTDRLDYFNSMANNHAYAMAVERLAGIEVPERAEYIRVLMVELTRILNHASAVGFMINDMGAWQTPLAFGMREREKILDLFEMASGARLMCNYFRFGGVARDLPSEFIPNLRELLIALPAYIDELERLLRDNEILLQRAIGIGILPREVALSYGVTGPVLRGSGIPYDVRKAEPYSVYDRFDFDIPIGKVGDVYDRFLVRIEEMRQSKRIIEQVLEQLPDAKGGHINPKARQNVRPPVGDAYARIESPKGELGFYLVSDGSGKPYRYKVRAPSFINLTPLADMCRGYKVADIVVILGSIDIVMGEVDR; from the coding sequence ATGCTCCAGACCCAAGAGCTGCAAGTCAATATTGGTCCGCAACATCCGTCAACGCACGGTGTGTTTCGTATGCTAGTGACGGTTGACGGCGAAACGGTGATTGATCTCAAGCCGGTGTTCGGTTATCTGCATCGGAATCACGAGCAGATCGCCGAGGCGAATACATATTTGCAAAATATGCCTTATACAGACCGGCTCGACTATTTTAATTCGATGGCGAATAACCACGCCTATGCAATGGCCGTCGAACGGCTAGCCGGGATTGAAGTGCCTGAGCGCGCTGAATACATTCGGGTGTTGATGGTTGAGTTGACGCGGATTCTCAACCATGCCAGCGCAGTTGGCTTCATGATCAACGATATGGGGGCATGGCAGACACCGCTGGCCTTTGGGATGCGAGAACGGGAGAAGATCCTCGATCTCTTTGAGATGGCGAGCGGCGCCCGGCTGATGTGTAACTATTTTCGTTTTGGCGGTGTAGCGCGCGATTTGCCATCTGAGTTTATCCCTAATCTGCGCGAGTTGCTGATCGCTTTGCCAGCGTATATTGATGAGCTTGAACGCCTGTTGCGCGATAACGAGATTTTACTGCAACGAGCGATCGGAATCGGGATTCTGCCGCGTGAAGTTGCCCTCTCGTATGGCGTGACCGGGCCGGTGTTGCGTGGTTCGGGTATTCCTTACGATGTGCGTAAAGCCGAACCCTACAGTGTCTACGACCGGTTTGATTTCGATATTCCCATCGGTAAGGTGGGTGATGTGTATGACCGGTTTCTGGTTCGGATCGAGGAGATGCGTCAGAGTAAACGCATTATCGAGCAGGTGCTTGAACAACTGCCTGACGCAAAAGGTGGTCATATCAATCCCAAAGCGCGCCAGAATGTACGACCACCGGTTGGGGATGCGTATGCCCGGATAGAGTCGCCGAAGGGTGAGCTAGGTTTCTACCTGGTCAGCGATGGCAGTGGCAAGCCGTACCGTTATAAAGTGCGCGCACCATCGTTTATCAATCTTACCCCCTTGGCCGATATGTGTCGTGGGTACAAGGTGGCTGATATTGTGGTCATCCTCGGCAGTATCGATATCGTGATGGGAGAGGTGGATCGATGA